Within the Miscanthus floridulus cultivar M001 chromosome 2, ASM1932011v1, whole genome shotgun sequence genome, the region ATCCTCCTTGAGAGCGGCGAGTTCCCCAGAGGCGATGATTGTCGTGGCgtggccacagcactcgacctcgcattcgtaggcgcgctggaaggaggtgccgacggtgatgaccccatgaggGCCtcgcatctttagctttaggtatgtatagttggggatagccatgaacttcgcatagcatggacgtcccaggatggcgtggaaggtttcggggaacccaaccaccacAAAGGTGAgagtctcagtcctataattgaactgatccccaaaggtaatgggcagatcgatctgcctgagtggcatggcctacttcctGGGCACGATGCCATGAAAAGGCGCTCGGGTTGGGTGGAGGCGTGTCTGGTCGACGCCCATCACGTCGatcgtcttggcgtacatgatgttgaggccgctgcctccgtccattagtactttggtgagtcgctttgggctgATGATTGGatcgaccacaagcggatatcttcCTAGGTGTGGGATAgcatctggatggtcggtccgatcgaaggttatggtagactccaaccaccggaggaagggaggtgtggccggttgggccatgtagacttggcgGCATGCGACCTTCTAACGATGTTTAGAGTCATAGGtcattgatcctccaaagatcatgaggcagccatccggcaTTGGAAAGCCGTCGTCCCTCTCCTCGGTGTCATCCATagtgggggtaggttccttcccttgctcccctttgttggagcttccggacaagaacttccgcatgaggctacagtccttgagtagatgctttacggcaaaggcatggttcgggcatggcccctcaagcattttttgaagtggttcggagtgccctccatgggcttccgaccacccttgcggtcagtagCGCCCATGAGCAAGTCCTcgcaccgttgcttcttattctttcttttggtgaAATAATTGCAAGTGCCTTCGTTGGCACCctcatcccgccttgccttgccctcgaggcgatcaAAGATTGCCccgaccacctcttctcctaaggcatggctggtggtgatgtccaggagttcctttgTGGTTTgtaggcccttgcatcctagcttatgaaccaaggactcgcaggtcgtcccgaataggaaggctcctatcacatcggcgtcggcgacgttagggagctcgttgcactaccgagacAAGCAGTGGATGTACCTacggagggtctcaccggccttttgatgacagttcttgaggtcccattgGTTCCCAGGGCacttgtacatgccctagaagtttccccaaagatctccttcagatccgcccaactctggattgcgttggacggcaagtgttccaaccatgctcatgtcgaatcagccaagaatagtggaaggttgcggataatgaagtcattattatccacaccaccggcttgacaggaaagccaatagtcttcaagccaaagtctggggtttgtctccccagagtatttagggatactggtaggtggtcgataccttggcagaaatgcagcgttgaggatgtgtcggctaaaggcctgaggccctagcAGGCTAGGGCTTGGGCTCCGGTCGTCACCACTATCGTAGAGTCCGCcgcatcgaggatgatagccgtgacgggctccttcccttgggtcactGTAGGCGCGTCTGCGGGCGTTGATAGTGTTGCGTGCgtcgcggttgtggccgagatgTTGATGTATCAGGATCGCAGCGCACTGCCCGCGTCGCCTtatggtgcttggtggactgatgcgcCCCTGGCGAGGCGCACCGAGGGCATACGCTGGCTAGTGTCAAGCTTGTGTCGCCGAGATAATGAGCTCTCCGCCTACTGTgctgccgcacgctcaagtagcgtgcgaatttcacggtgggcccgatgatccttgggCGTTGCAGCCTCTAGAAGACAATGGAGCAAAGCCAttgcggcggtgatgttctggcttgcccgagcaaagtgaggaagggtttcatcattggCGATGATCCTTCGCTTCACGTCATGAGCCACGGCgcgtgcacgcccaccgtctccgcggcgctcgatctctcgcctTCGCGTATTCCCAAACAAGCTATTGTCCGGCTTCGTCTATCTCCCACTTttgggctcttagctgctccacccctatgtgAGGTTGGGCCACCATCCTCCCTTTGGTTCTATCGCCGAGGTTGCCTACCGGGGTGGTCTCCTCCAcggagatgctttcgacgtgtcccttgggggtacccaccatgaaaaattcctaggaggggtgatgccctgctagagtcagagctagagtccGACCCTGGACCCTCCGTGAGGAGGTCATGGAGGGATTccgtgatgctttcgatcatccccatgaactcattgttcgtgGCGGACGGGATCGtacgctgtgccacaaggtggcgaATGGtcaccgcagcgttgcggagaccgaacgaaaGCGCCTTCGGGGCACCCCATGTGGAGTGTTCTGGAGAGAGCGTGAGGAGGCACAGGTCCTCCCTAGACGACTAGGGTCCGAGGGAGACACCGAgttggcgctcaagcctcccgtagttgaagccggtggaggggagagattggatggcgacgtgggccaatgccaactctcctcccatcatgatgatgaagtctaggtcaccaaaatgcacgtgtgcgcTCGGGACCCAGCTAATTGCGTGGCTAGCCATTTGAGGCTTGATTTGGAACGTGCAAAGgaccctacctggcacgccaactgtcggtgtttcgaataaacaccggctagtaacTTTATAATTATTGCGCATTATGCTCAGATGgcgtactaaaggacacaaggtttatactagtttgggcagaatgtccctacgtctagtttgctattgcttgtgttattagtaccgaaaaaggttcatagtagggggtacaaacggtcgagagagggacaggtcccaagtctctgatggaaaggtcgaaaggacgctaagagttcggttgctgcttggctgtttGTTGTGTGTCAAGATgatcggtccccttagtggggtgccctatcctcccttttatagaccaagggggagcaggggttacagatgggagaaagaggaaaaaaccaaaggttgagaaggtccttcgagggagccaggtcttccttttcccctatgtctgccctgctaacatggcagactgTGTTAGAGATGGCGTGTTcactgatccttatagggccgtGCACCGGCCTCTTTCAGCAAGTGGGTGTGTCCCATCCTAAACCGGCGGACGGTGCGGCATGTCAAAGAGCCAAGCTGTGACCCTTCGGGGAGTAGACGAGAAAGTGACCATACAcccatcactgtagatgatgtgagtttttTCTTGaattgtagcggttgtcgtatgcatgtgttagtatccacgcctgagggctgatggcggcgcctacaacactgtaggacaaaagtcgacgcctacaatactgtttgggctctgttaggtcggaaagggcttaaagcgctcgTCCCATCATAGCCTGCGGTACCTTCCTGTAGGCGTGcaaggcatggtcctcggtactgcggttgactcaaatgtcctaTCGTTCTCTGTGCTCGTCATtgtgaaggagcagggtgtagtcgtcggacaaggcggagcctaccctcagctgtcgggcgaggcggagccagccctcagccgtcgggtgaggcggagcccgccctcggacgtcgtgcgaggcagagcctaccctcagtcatcgggcgaggcgaagcttgccctcagacatcgggcgggGCGGAGCTAGCACTcagatgtcgagcgaggcggagctagccctcagccgtcgagcgaggcggtgctagccctcggacgtcaggcgaggcagagtctagcccttggggtcgggcaaggcagaaccAAGCtttcgtcgttcgggcaagaagcgtagtagcgttcttgtctgaccaaaagcatcaacgttcgatggttattagttccaactcattgggtaccccggtattaggtccccaacactaATTCTAGCACTGGGCAGATCAAATCTTTCCCATGGAAATACAGATAAGAATATAGATAATTATAAAAATATAGATAACTCTATGTTGGTAGCACATCACCACTACAAGTCAGTCCAATGAAATCCAACAAGATATAATTGCACTGTAAGTACACTGCAGTTTTATAATAGATTAAAGCTTGCATCTTTCACTGGCCACACTGAAACAGGAAATATAGACAGTAGTGTACTCAAACGTGGGTTTACCTTTGAAACAGAATCGCACTTCTCCACCAGTTAGTCATTGGGACACTGCAATTAATGAGGCAAGCATCATCTCAGAATACAGGTTTAGTTTAGATGATCTAATGCTACAAGAGAAGAACACTAAGACAACAAGCAAACATAACTatgaattttttttctttagcCAAATTAGTCGAACAGCTGGATTCTTGGTCATCATAAATATTTGTCGATTCATCTCATATTGAAAGAGCTCATTAGCATCTGCCTTCTGCACATTAGTTAGGTCTTCCATGCTTTCCACAACAGCAATGCACTTTTGCACAGAATACTCATctccttttttcttcttctcatctagtttttcctgatttttctccatctggaTCGTTCTAATCTCTATGAATTCGCCGAGTTTAGCTGCCATTTGACTTTGCTTGCATTTTTTTCCACTACCACTTTCTTGCTCCTCTAGATTGAGATAGGTTGGTGCAGATTGCACTTTATATCGAAGACCTCATTGACTTTCCTATGAATTATCTCACCACTGTGTTGGAATGCTTTCTTCAGCGTTTCAATGCTAATTCCAAAATGTAACAGGAAATGCATCTCTCTTCCACATCAAATAGCATTGCTACACTAGACCACTCTGTGAATGTACTTAGTctctactaccactactactacagaAACAGAATACAAGTTTCTTCGTTAGATATAGATTGATCTAAGTTGAACCATTTGTGCAAAAAAAAACTAGTGAGATGTTGCCTGTTTAGTGTTTCATACTGTAGTGTCATGAATTCGTTGAAAGAAAACGTGCCTTTGTCTCCGTTTAATTCTGAAATAGCTTGAGAATTATCATGTGTAGAAAAAAAATACATAACTCGCTTGCATTACAAAAATCTTGTGATAGTTAATCTATGCAGCAGACATTATAGTTTCTCATCGCGCTTGCAGAATGGCATCTGCACAACAATCTTCTGGGAAATATCTATATTTGCAGCAAACTGTTGGCTCTGAGAAATTTCATGTATTAGGGAAAGAAAACTCCTAGGCGCATTATAGTTGGCTGATAAGCGCATTTGTTTTGGTCTAGTGTAGTGGGATTAGAAAACTGCATGCAGTCTTCTATTTTAGCTCTCACTGAACTATTTAGAAACCTATCTAGATATCAAGATATGTTTTGGGCAACTAAAGAATGTCACAATTTGTCTTTAAAAATACTTACTAGGCCTTTGCAACTCACCAAACATAATCTAATAATGAACTAGTTTCCTTTGTGCAACATCAAAATACAAACATAATCCTAAACAgtacattttttttaatttttatacaCTCAAGACTAAGTAAACAATCAAATCACAGCAGCACAACCCTCTCTTCATGACGAATAATCAAATCACACGATCCTACATCAACCCTTTCACAAATAGCATTCAGCATTGAGCACATACCAGATCAGCAAGCAACCGTCGAGCTTGTTGACGCCGCTGAAGTTTACCTTGGTGAGGATGGCCTAGAACTTGAGCTGACGCCGCTGAAGTTTACCTCGGTGAGGATGGCCTAGAACTTGAGCTGACATCAAACCAAAAAAAAACTTCAGAATCAGCAGATCCAGGAGATCTAGGAGATGGGCGCCATAATCTCCCATAGAACCTCGACGACCTCTTACCCGCGCCCGTCTCATCACCATACGAATCAGACCTAGGAGGGGAACTTGGACGGGTTCTTGGAGCTAACCTGGAGTAGATCTTGAAGCTTGGATGGAGGTGGTGGCGGTCGCGAGGCCGGCGACGGAGATGAGGAAGAAACCGGCGTGGggcgagctcggcggcggcgacggggggCGACGACGGCAGCGGCGGTGCTTCCTCTTCATCGCCCTCGCTCGCTCGCTTGGGTCGGGGAAGAGCCACCCGGACCCGTACGTGCGGGACGAGGCGCCCTAGGGTGATGGGTATCCAAATGCAAGGGTGCTTCTACACCGGGCTGAAATCCGCGCGGGGGACTGGCTCAGGGAAAAGGCGGGGAAACCCCGTGGATTGGGTCTTCCAAACGAGGCCTCAGATGAACTGCCCCTGTGCTAATTTCACGTAACGAAGAGCCACACCGCCTTCCGCTTCATTTAATCTCAAATTATGAACGTGTGATACGCATAAATTTATTTATTCTATTATATGcatgttttttaattttttgtgtGGCCATCATCTACTGTACGTGTCCAGGCACATGCAGGCATAGGTAGTATAGATGTACATGCAGCCCGCAGCCCGTTGGCACGGCACGAAGCCCGCAATTTTAGCCCGGCACGAGCACGGCACGGCACAGTGTTTTACGGGCCCGGGCTGGCCTGGCCCGACACATAGGGCCATGTCTGGGCCGCTACTCAGGCATGCTGGGCGGCACGGCCCGGCCCAACATTTACAAGGAGGCACGATGTCGGCCCGGTGGCCACCAAGGTCTGTTAAGAGCCCACCTCGCCTCTCTCAGCCAACCCTAACTTCATTTCACCAGTCCCCCTGCCCCCCGAGGCCGCCGCACTCCCTCTCAGCTCTATTGCTCACTGGTCGCGACTCGCGAGTCACAGAGTCGCGCGACTCCTCGGTCCTCGCTGAGCGCTCGCGGCGTCCACTGCCCCCCGCACCACCTGTCCAGGCGTCCACCAGCAACATCCTCCGCGCCACCCGcaccaccgccgcctcctccaCGTCCCACGCACAGCTACATCGCACCGCACAGCGGCGGCTTTCCAGCACACCGGCGTCGAGCACACCGGCGTCGAGCGGCTCCTCCAGGCCTCCTCCAGATCTAGATCCTAGCTCGAGGGCGTCGGATCTACCTCGAGGACGTCGGCCTCCTCCGGATCCAGCTCGAGCAGCTCCTCCAGCCTCCTCCAGATCCCGTCCTCTCCTTCCCTCTCGGCCTCTCTCTCTCACCTGTCTCGGGCTGTGAGCCAGCCTAACCCACGCCATGGCCCGTGCTTTCCGGGCTGGCCTAGCCCGATAAACGGCCCATAGTGCTGTACTTGGGCCGAAGGCTAGGCACGTGGCCCGGAGAGGCACGGCCCGAGAGGCACaacgtgccgtgccgtgccggcccgaccccTTGAGGCCGTGCCTGGCCCGGGCCCGTGCCGGCCCGTTGGTCATCTATGGACAGGTAGTCAGCCAAGGCCTGCAGCAGTGCAGCGGCGACCAGCGACCAACGCTGCCCAGCAGCAGTGGATCTCGCGTCAATTAGCATCTCAATTAGCACACGGGCAGTTTCGTCGTTTCAGTGGCAAATTTTAGGAGAAATAAAGAGAAAGAAGGAAAAAAGGAAAAGTGGTAAGGAAAACAAGGACGTTTATGCTGCTATTTTTACGAAACCAACGTTTCGGAATGCTAGTTTTGCGAAGCGCATTGTTTGCGCTGATAAAAATGCAATTTTCTCCTTTCCTCCCTTCCGTGCTACTCCATCCAAAAGGACCGAGTCCCTCGGTCTCTTGCATGCGTGCCTAAGGTGAGGAGGGCCACACTGACATATTTCCAATAGATTCCACCACCCGAGGGCAAAGGGTTTTGCATACCTGCGGTGGTGTTGGTGGAACGGTGGGTAGTG harbors:
- the LOC136536785 gene encoding uncharacterized protein, whose protein sequence is MPLRQIDLPITFGDQFNYRTETLTFVVVGFPETFHAILGRPCYAKFMAIPNYTYLKLKMRGPHGVITVGTSFQRAYECEVECCGHATTIIASGELAALKEDVIEEASDTKKLTRSFESTEGSKGVLIDPSSFEGKMVCIGTTLSSE